From Medicago truncatula cultivar Jemalong A17 chromosome 7, MtrunA17r5.0-ANR, whole genome shotgun sequence, a single genomic window includes:
- the LOC25480513 gene encoding zinc finger protein ZAT9 isoform X1: MNLHNLVAFINRFHPFMDKYKCKLCYRSFNNGRALGGHMRSHMMNLLVTKQEEESSRTVQLSFEAESAPSSSSSSEDDDVDEKGLNYGLRENPKRSIRLVDQEFSFPQVDTSSVILQDIESETESSKNNPTRKRSKRVWKIRGFDQKYYNESATKKMKFFNKNDSSVVEHEPVSSVSDATTEEDVAFCLMQLSRDKWNRQNEQYEDVEDEDDDDEAEEEEEEEDEIEIERSLEDSDESQELLKVCKNNNKVRKGRYKCETCNKVFKSYQALGGHRASHKKIKPNITVEESSPEFEIVEKKVHECPVCFRVFNSGQALGGHKRTHVIHGSSSTTVPIFSSKRVTKSVIDLNLPAPIDDDEVSQIENSAVSDAEFLKTR; the protein is encoded by the exons ATGAATTTACACAACCTAGTGGCGTTCATCAATCGG tttcatcCTTTTATGGATAAATACAAGTGCAAACTTTGCTATAGAAGCTTTAACAATGGAAGAGCATTGGGGGGTCACATGAGATCTCATATGATGAACCTTCTTGTTACAAAGCAAGAAGAAGAATCATCGCGAACGGTTCAACTTAGTTTTGAAGCTGAGTCAGCACCGTCTTCATCATCGTCATCAGAAGATGATGACGTTGATGAAAAGGGTCTTAATTATGGTCTCAGAGAGAATCCAAAGAGAAGCATTCGTCTCGTAGATCAAGAGTTTTCTTTTCCACAAGTGGATACAAGTTCTGTGATTCTTCAAGATATAGAAAGCGAAACTGAATCATCGAAGAATAATCCAACTCGGAAAAGATCCAAAAGGGTGTGGAAAATTCGCGGGTTTGATCAAAAGTATTACAATGAATCTGCTAcgaagaaaatgaaattttttaacaagaatGATTCTTCGGTTGTTGAACATGAACCTGTTAGTTCGGTTTCTGATGCAACAACCGAAGAAGATGTTGCATTTTGTCTAATGCAGTTGTCGAGAGACAAATGGAATAGACAAAATGAACAATATGAAGACGTGGAAGATGAAGATGACGATGACGAAgctgaagaggaagaagaagaagaagatgaaattgaaatcGAAAGATCTTTGGAAGATAGTGATGAATCTCAAGAGCTACTAAAAGTATGcaagaataataataaagtaCGTAAAGGAAGGTACAAATGTGAAACATGTAATAAAGTGTTCAAATCGTATCAAGCATTGGGTGGTCATAGAGCAAGTCACAAGAAGATTAAACCGAACATAACGGTGGAAGAATCGTCACCAGAATTCGAAATTGTTGAAAAGAAAGTTCATGAATGTCCGGTATGTTTTCGAGTATTTAATTCGGGTCAAGCACTTGGTGGACACAAAAGAACACATGTGATTCATggatcatcatcaacaacagttCCAATTTTCAGCTCAAAAAGAGTTACAAAAAGTGTTATAGATCTTAACCTTCCTGCTccaattgatgatgatgaagttaGTCAAATTGAAAATTCTGCTGTTTCTGATGCAGAATTTCTCAAAACTCGTTAA
- the LOC25480513 gene encoding zinc finger protein ZAT9 isoform X2, translating into MDKYKCKLCYRSFNNGRALGGHMRSHMMNLLVTKQEEESSRTVQLSFEAESAPSSSSSSEDDDVDEKGLNYGLRENPKRSIRLVDQEFSFPQVDTSSVILQDIESETESSKNNPTRKRSKRVWKIRGFDQKYYNESATKKMKFFNKNDSSVVEHEPVSSVSDATTEEDVAFCLMQLSRDKWNRQNEQYEDVEDEDDDDEAEEEEEEEDEIEIERSLEDSDESQELLKVCKNNNKVRKGRYKCETCNKVFKSYQALGGHRASHKKIKPNITVEESSPEFEIVEKKVHECPVCFRVFNSGQALGGHKRTHVIHGSSSTTVPIFSSKRVTKSVIDLNLPAPIDDDEVSQIENSAVSDAEFLKTR; encoded by the coding sequence ATGGATAAATACAAGTGCAAACTTTGCTATAGAAGCTTTAACAATGGAAGAGCATTGGGGGGTCACATGAGATCTCATATGATGAACCTTCTTGTTACAAAGCAAGAAGAAGAATCATCGCGAACGGTTCAACTTAGTTTTGAAGCTGAGTCAGCACCGTCTTCATCATCGTCATCAGAAGATGATGACGTTGATGAAAAGGGTCTTAATTATGGTCTCAGAGAGAATCCAAAGAGAAGCATTCGTCTCGTAGATCAAGAGTTTTCTTTTCCACAAGTGGATACAAGTTCTGTGATTCTTCAAGATATAGAAAGCGAAACTGAATCATCGAAGAATAATCCAACTCGGAAAAGATCCAAAAGGGTGTGGAAAATTCGCGGGTTTGATCAAAAGTATTACAATGAATCTGCTAcgaagaaaatgaaattttttaacaagaatGATTCTTCGGTTGTTGAACATGAACCTGTTAGTTCGGTTTCTGATGCAACAACCGAAGAAGATGTTGCATTTTGTCTAATGCAGTTGTCGAGAGACAAATGGAATAGACAAAATGAACAATATGAAGACGTGGAAGATGAAGATGACGATGACGAAgctgaagaggaagaagaagaagaagatgaaattgaaatcGAAAGATCTTTGGAAGATAGTGATGAATCTCAAGAGCTACTAAAAGTATGcaagaataataataaagtaCGTAAAGGAAGGTACAAATGTGAAACATGTAATAAAGTGTTCAAATCGTATCAAGCATTGGGTGGTCATAGAGCAAGTCACAAGAAGATTAAACCGAACATAACGGTGGAAGAATCGTCACCAGAATTCGAAATTGTTGAAAAGAAAGTTCATGAATGTCCGGTATGTTTTCGAGTATTTAATTCGGGTCAAGCACTTGGTGGACACAAAAGAACACATGTGATTCATggatcatcatcaacaacagttCCAATTTTCAGCTCAAAAAGAGTTACAAAAAGTGTTATAGATCTTAACCTTCCTGCTccaattgatgatgatgaagttaGTCAAATTGAAAATTCTGCTGTTTCTGATGCAGAATTTCTCAAAACTCGTTAA